One Littorina saxatilis isolate snail1 linkage group LG1, US_GU_Lsax_2.0, whole genome shotgun sequence genomic window carries:
- the LOC138974586 gene encoding uncharacterized protein isoform X1: MRFLGDVYRAATVLLHRPRALGVTSCSAHATGWTGYVRVAYSTLPNQTPRTFETLRSTARKRGKKKASLVIFDKDGTLICFHTMWSPWAQKLISNIVSAAGLDISQKVSDTLGYCAKSKRVFPGLLAEATTPIIQEALVKTLVAEGIEKERATQIIRDSWFEGDVGDPDSVKSVTNLKTLFKILKQNDIKVAVCTSDNRRGTLNTLRNLSLTKYVDMVVCGDDPNTQPKPSPHNAWKICGQLDVDPTDAVMVGDTKADVGMGHAAKLGWTVGVLSGVGDTTDLMPEAEYIISSVSDLLPLILPEEDWKKYYGYCTDGRILVNREEAEEEGVEEAVEELGAKLHDVELVIFDLHGTVMCLNTKYADWVCRLTDRMEKLTGLKLADKIYSAFGACQDTNTIKAGLLASAAHAQLRSELVRILREAGTFYEEAIMTVNKAFQESEDTLTGAKPRLVDENIVMVIKTLKASGTKVAINTTAGREMAVQDLMRLGILQYTDMLVCGDDDPNTHQGKTSYVPRLICDELGVEWQKAVVVGDTMADISMGLEAGVGLTVGVLTGVGSYKELVQADHIVPSASHVLDLIYTPEEGSGNGGGRFGVNHSSVASGTRAFSTSSSPVNAAQQQRKYSSQAGRLSAFSRGKAKPDIAKFDYVIVGAGSAGCVLANRLSADASAKVLLVEAGPEDKTWKIHMPAALMYNLCDDQYNWFYHTEPDPGMNNRIMYWPRGRVWGGSSSLNAMVYIRGHACDYDRWEKEGAAGWSYADCLPYFRKAQTHELGPNDYRGGYGPLHVSRGKTNHPLHKAFIEAGVQAGYPFTEDMNGYQQEGFGWMDMTIWEGKRWNSSTGYLRPVLYRPNLRVVSQALTTRVLFDGKRAVGLEYVQAGQKQQVRAEREVILCGGAINSPQLLMLSGVGNARDLRALDVPVVADLPGVGENLQDHLEVYVQQKCTKPITLYSAQWKFPHNMVRIGLEWFTNSTGDGATAHLESGGFIRSRPGVTHPDIQYHFLPSTVNDHGRVVGPCHAYQVHVGPLRPTSRGFMKLRSRDPNEHPRIVPNYLSTEEDVLEMRESIRLSRELFAQKAFDPYRAEELAPGPNITSDKDLDEYNRNMADSAYHPSCTNKMGSPNDPMTVVDPQTRVIGLEGLRVVDSSIMPSVVSGNLNGPTIMVAEKAADIMLGKKPLPKSKAPVWSPPSLDSTKVNQKGSIPS, translated from the exons caACAGGATGGACAGGCTATGTGAGGGTTGCATACAGCACGCTACCCAACCAGACCCCTCGTACTTTCGAGACACTACGCAGCACAGCACGCAAGCGTGGCAAAAAGAAGGCGTCCCTGGTGATTTTCGACAAAGATGGCACTCTTATCTGCTTCCACACCATGTGGTCACCGTGGGCACAGAAACTTATCTCCAA CATCGTCAGCGCGGCAGGGCTGGACATCAGCCAGAAGGTTTCAGACACGCTGGGCTACTGCGCCAAGTCCAAGCGAGTGTTCCCCGGTCTGCTGGCCGAGGCAACCACCCCCATCATCCAGGAGGCGCTGGTCAAGACCCTGGTGGCGGAGGGCATCGAAAAAGAGCGAGCAACGCAGATCATCCGAGACAGCTGGTTTGAGGGCGACGTCGGGGACCCTGACTCTGTCAAATCTGTGACCAACCTCAAGACGCTGTTTAAAATTCTCAAGCAGAACGACATCAAGGTTGCCGTGTGCACTTCAGACAACCGCAGAGGCACTTTGAACACCCTGCGTAATCTTAGCCTTACCAA GTATGTTGACATGGTTGTGTGCGGAGATGATCCCAACACTCAGCCCAAACCTTCCCCGCACAATGCCTGGAAGATCTGCGGACAGCTGGACGTAGACCCCACCGATGCCGTCATGGTGGGCGACACCAAAGCCGATGTTGGCATGGGCCACGCCGCCAAGCTGGGATGGACGGTTGGCGTTTTGAGCGGCGTCGGAGACACCACAGACCTTATGCCCGAAGCGGAGTACATCATCAGTAGCGTCAGCGACCTTCTCCCGCTGATCCTGCCTGAAGAGGACTGGAAGAAATACTACGGCTACTGTACGGACGGGAGGATTTTGGTgaacagggaggaggcggaggaAGAGGGGGTGGAGGAGGCTGTGGAGGAGCTCGGGGCCAAACTGCACGACGTAGAGCTGGTCATCTTTGACCTGCACGGCACCGTCATGTGTCTCAACACCAAGTACGCCGACTGGGTGTGCAGGTTGACCGACAG GATGGAGAAACTGACGGGGCTGAAGCTAGCCGACAAGATCTACTCTGCATTTGGGGCTTGCCAGGACACTAACACTATCAAAgctggcctcctggcctctgCTGCACACGCTCAGCTGCGGTCTGAGCTGGTTCGAATTCTGCGAGAAGCGGGAACCTTCTATGAAGAGGCGATAATGACCGTGAACAAAGCTTTCCAAGAAAGCGAGGACACCCTGACAGGAGCAAAGCCACGCCTTGTTGATGAAAATATTGTCATG GTGATAAAGACACTGAAGGCCTCAGGGACGAAGGTAGCCATCAACACGACGGCGGGCCGGGAGATGGCAGTGCAGGACCTCATGCGACTGGGCATCCTGCAGTACACGGACATGCTTGTCTGCGGGGACGACGACCCCAACACCCACCAGGGCAAAACCTCGTACGTGCCGCGCCTCATCTGCGACGAGCTGGGCGTGGAGTGGCAGAAAGCGGTGGTGGTGGGGGACACCATGGCGGACATCAGCATGGGGCTGGAGGCGGGTGTAGGTCTGACCGTTGGGGTCTTGACCGGCGTGGGGTCTTACAAGGAACTGGTGCAGGCCGACCACATCGTCCCGTCGGCTAGCCACGTGCTGGACCTCATCTACACCCCTGAAGAAGGCAGCGGTAACGGAGGAGGAAGATTCGGCGTGAACCACAGCAGTGTGGCTTCAGGCACTAGGGCTTTTTCTACCAGCTCGTCCCCTGTGAATGCAGCTCAGCAGCAGCGGAAATACTCAAGCCAGGCTGGACGGTTGAGTGCTTTCTCGCGAGGGAAGGCGAAACCGGATATTGCCAAGTTTGACTATGTGATAGTCGGGGCTGGCTCTGCAGGCTGTGTCCTGGCTAATCGTCTCTCAGCCGATGCCAGTGCAAAG GTACTGCTGGTGGAGGCGGGGCCTGAGGACAAGACGTGGAAAATCCACATGCCGGCCGCTCTGATGTACAACCTGTGCGACGACCAGTACAACTGGTTCTACCACACAGAACCTGACCCTGGCATGAACAACCGCATCATGTACTGGCCCCGCGGCAGGGTCTGGGGCGGCAGCTCCTCCCTCAACGCCATGGTCTACATCCGCGGCCACGCCTGCGACTACGACCGCTGGGAGAAAGAGGGCGCCGCCGGGTGGTCGTACGCCGACTGCCTCCCATACTTCCGCAAGGCTCAAACCCACGAGCTGGGCCCCAACGACTACCGAGGGGGATACGGCCCCCTGCACGTGTCACGCGGCAAAACAAACCACCCTCTGCACAAGGCTTTCATTGAGGCGGGCGTCCAGGCTGGCTACCCCTTCACGGAGGACATGAACGGTTACCAGCAGGAGGGCTTTGGCTGGATGGACATGACCATCTGGGAAGGCAAGCGCTGGAACTCGTCCACGGGCTACCTGCGCCCTGTGCTGTATCGCCCCAACCTCAGGGTGGTCAGCCAGGCTCTCACCACCCGCGTCCTGTTTGACGGGAAGCGCGCTGTGGGCTTGGAGTACGTCCAGGCGGGACAAAAGCAACAGGTCCGAGCGGAGAGGGAGGTCATTCTGTGCGGAGGTGCCATCAACTCTCCCCAGCTGCTGATGCTGTCAGGGGTGGGGAACGCCCGTGACCTGCGCGCCCTCGATGTCCCCGTGGTGGCGGACTTGCCGGGCGTCGGTGAGAATCTCCAAGACCACCTGGAGGTGTATGTGCAGCAGAAGTGCACCAAGCCCATCACTCTGTACTCAGCGCAGTGGAAGTTCCCCCACAACATGGTCCGCATCGGCCTGGAGTGGTTCACCAACTCCACAGGAGACGGCGCCACTGCTCACCTGGAGAGTGGAGGCTTCATACGAAGTCGGCCAGGCGTGACGCACCCCGACATCCAGTACCACTTCCTGCCTTCCACTGTCAACGACCATGGCCGTGTAGTGGGTCCCTGCCACGCCTACCAGGTTCATGTGGGTCCCTTGCGACCCACCAGCAGGGGCTTTATGAAGCTGAGATCTCGGGACCCCAACGAGCATCCCAGGATTGTGCCAAACTACCTGTCCACAGAGGAGGATGTGTTGGAAATGCGCGAGAGCATCAGACTGTCTCGGGAACTGTTTGCCCAGAAGGCTTTCGACCCCTATCGAGCGGAAGAGCTGGCTCCGGGACCTAACATCACCTCGGACAAAGATCTGGATGAGTACAACAGAAACATGGCAGACAGCGCCTACCACCCGTCCTGCACGAACAAAATGGGCTCTCCCAATGACCCCATGACAGTGGTGGACCCCCAGACGCGAGTGATCGGCCTGGAGGGACTGCGCGTGGTGGATTCTTCCATCATGCCCAGCGTGGTCAGTGGCAATCTGAACGGACCCACCATCATGGTGGCGGAAAAGGCGGCAGACATTATGCTGGGCAAAAAACCACTGCCTAAGTCTAAAGCCCCAGTCTGGAGCCCGCCTTCGCTGGACTCGACCAAAGTGAATCAAAAAGGCAGCATTCCTTCGTAG
- the LOC138974586 gene encoding uncharacterized protein isoform X2 yields the protein MRFLGDVYRAATVLLHRPRALGVTSCSAHGWTGYVRVAYSTLPNQTPRTFETLRSTARKRGKKKASLVIFDKDGTLICFHTMWSPWAQKLISNIVSAAGLDISQKVSDTLGYCAKSKRVFPGLLAEATTPIIQEALVKTLVAEGIEKERATQIIRDSWFEGDVGDPDSVKSVTNLKTLFKILKQNDIKVAVCTSDNRRGTLNTLRNLSLTKYVDMVVCGDDPNTQPKPSPHNAWKICGQLDVDPTDAVMVGDTKADVGMGHAAKLGWTVGVLSGVGDTTDLMPEAEYIISSVSDLLPLILPEEDWKKYYGYCTDGRILVNREEAEEEGVEEAVEELGAKLHDVELVIFDLHGTVMCLNTKYADWVCRLTDRMEKLTGLKLADKIYSAFGACQDTNTIKAGLLASAAHAQLRSELVRILREAGTFYEEAIMTVNKAFQESEDTLTGAKPRLVDENIVMVIKTLKASGTKVAINTTAGREMAVQDLMRLGILQYTDMLVCGDDDPNTHQGKTSYVPRLICDELGVEWQKAVVVGDTMADISMGLEAGVGLTVGVLTGVGSYKELVQADHIVPSASHVLDLIYTPEEGSGNGGGRFGVNHSSVASGTRAFSTSSSPVNAAQQQRKYSSQAGRLSAFSRGKAKPDIAKFDYVIVGAGSAGCVLANRLSADASAKVLLVEAGPEDKTWKIHMPAALMYNLCDDQYNWFYHTEPDPGMNNRIMYWPRGRVWGGSSSLNAMVYIRGHACDYDRWEKEGAAGWSYADCLPYFRKAQTHELGPNDYRGGYGPLHVSRGKTNHPLHKAFIEAGVQAGYPFTEDMNGYQQEGFGWMDMTIWEGKRWNSSTGYLRPVLYRPNLRVVSQALTTRVLFDGKRAVGLEYVQAGQKQQVRAEREVILCGGAINSPQLLMLSGVGNARDLRALDVPVVADLPGVGENLQDHLEVYVQQKCTKPITLYSAQWKFPHNMVRIGLEWFTNSTGDGATAHLESGGFIRSRPGVTHPDIQYHFLPSTVNDHGRVVGPCHAYQVHVGPLRPTSRGFMKLRSRDPNEHPRIVPNYLSTEEDVLEMRESIRLSRELFAQKAFDPYRAEELAPGPNITSDKDLDEYNRNMADSAYHPSCTNKMGSPNDPMTVVDPQTRVIGLEGLRVVDSSIMPSVVSGNLNGPTIMVAEKAADIMLGKKPLPKSKAPVWSPPSLDSTKVNQKGSIPS from the exons GATGGACAGGCTATGTGAGGGTTGCATACAGCACGCTACCCAACCAGACCCCTCGTACTTTCGAGACACTACGCAGCACAGCACGCAAGCGTGGCAAAAAGAAGGCGTCCCTGGTGATTTTCGACAAAGATGGCACTCTTATCTGCTTCCACACCATGTGGTCACCGTGGGCACAGAAACTTATCTCCAA CATCGTCAGCGCGGCAGGGCTGGACATCAGCCAGAAGGTTTCAGACACGCTGGGCTACTGCGCCAAGTCCAAGCGAGTGTTCCCCGGTCTGCTGGCCGAGGCAACCACCCCCATCATCCAGGAGGCGCTGGTCAAGACCCTGGTGGCGGAGGGCATCGAAAAAGAGCGAGCAACGCAGATCATCCGAGACAGCTGGTTTGAGGGCGACGTCGGGGACCCTGACTCTGTCAAATCTGTGACCAACCTCAAGACGCTGTTTAAAATTCTCAAGCAGAACGACATCAAGGTTGCCGTGTGCACTTCAGACAACCGCAGAGGCACTTTGAACACCCTGCGTAATCTTAGCCTTACCAA GTATGTTGACATGGTTGTGTGCGGAGATGATCCCAACACTCAGCCCAAACCTTCCCCGCACAATGCCTGGAAGATCTGCGGACAGCTGGACGTAGACCCCACCGATGCCGTCATGGTGGGCGACACCAAAGCCGATGTTGGCATGGGCCACGCCGCCAAGCTGGGATGGACGGTTGGCGTTTTGAGCGGCGTCGGAGACACCACAGACCTTATGCCCGAAGCGGAGTACATCATCAGTAGCGTCAGCGACCTTCTCCCGCTGATCCTGCCTGAAGAGGACTGGAAGAAATACTACGGCTACTGTACGGACGGGAGGATTTTGGTgaacagggaggaggcggaggaAGAGGGGGTGGAGGAGGCTGTGGAGGAGCTCGGGGCCAAACTGCACGACGTAGAGCTGGTCATCTTTGACCTGCACGGCACCGTCATGTGTCTCAACACCAAGTACGCCGACTGGGTGTGCAGGTTGACCGACAG GATGGAGAAACTGACGGGGCTGAAGCTAGCCGACAAGATCTACTCTGCATTTGGGGCTTGCCAGGACACTAACACTATCAAAgctggcctcctggcctctgCTGCACACGCTCAGCTGCGGTCTGAGCTGGTTCGAATTCTGCGAGAAGCGGGAACCTTCTATGAAGAGGCGATAATGACCGTGAACAAAGCTTTCCAAGAAAGCGAGGACACCCTGACAGGAGCAAAGCCACGCCTTGTTGATGAAAATATTGTCATG GTGATAAAGACACTGAAGGCCTCAGGGACGAAGGTAGCCATCAACACGACGGCGGGCCGGGAGATGGCAGTGCAGGACCTCATGCGACTGGGCATCCTGCAGTACACGGACATGCTTGTCTGCGGGGACGACGACCCCAACACCCACCAGGGCAAAACCTCGTACGTGCCGCGCCTCATCTGCGACGAGCTGGGCGTGGAGTGGCAGAAAGCGGTGGTGGTGGGGGACACCATGGCGGACATCAGCATGGGGCTGGAGGCGGGTGTAGGTCTGACCGTTGGGGTCTTGACCGGCGTGGGGTCTTACAAGGAACTGGTGCAGGCCGACCACATCGTCCCGTCGGCTAGCCACGTGCTGGACCTCATCTACACCCCTGAAGAAGGCAGCGGTAACGGAGGAGGAAGATTCGGCGTGAACCACAGCAGTGTGGCTTCAGGCACTAGGGCTTTTTCTACCAGCTCGTCCCCTGTGAATGCAGCTCAGCAGCAGCGGAAATACTCAAGCCAGGCTGGACGGTTGAGTGCTTTCTCGCGAGGGAAGGCGAAACCGGATATTGCCAAGTTTGACTATGTGATAGTCGGGGCTGGCTCTGCAGGCTGTGTCCTGGCTAATCGTCTCTCAGCCGATGCCAGTGCAAAG GTACTGCTGGTGGAGGCGGGGCCTGAGGACAAGACGTGGAAAATCCACATGCCGGCCGCTCTGATGTACAACCTGTGCGACGACCAGTACAACTGGTTCTACCACACAGAACCTGACCCTGGCATGAACAACCGCATCATGTACTGGCCCCGCGGCAGGGTCTGGGGCGGCAGCTCCTCCCTCAACGCCATGGTCTACATCCGCGGCCACGCCTGCGACTACGACCGCTGGGAGAAAGAGGGCGCCGCCGGGTGGTCGTACGCCGACTGCCTCCCATACTTCCGCAAGGCTCAAACCCACGAGCTGGGCCCCAACGACTACCGAGGGGGATACGGCCCCCTGCACGTGTCACGCGGCAAAACAAACCACCCTCTGCACAAGGCTTTCATTGAGGCGGGCGTCCAGGCTGGCTACCCCTTCACGGAGGACATGAACGGTTACCAGCAGGAGGGCTTTGGCTGGATGGACATGACCATCTGGGAAGGCAAGCGCTGGAACTCGTCCACGGGCTACCTGCGCCCTGTGCTGTATCGCCCCAACCTCAGGGTGGTCAGCCAGGCTCTCACCACCCGCGTCCTGTTTGACGGGAAGCGCGCTGTGGGCTTGGAGTACGTCCAGGCGGGACAAAAGCAACAGGTCCGAGCGGAGAGGGAGGTCATTCTGTGCGGAGGTGCCATCAACTCTCCCCAGCTGCTGATGCTGTCAGGGGTGGGGAACGCCCGTGACCTGCGCGCCCTCGATGTCCCCGTGGTGGCGGACTTGCCGGGCGTCGGTGAGAATCTCCAAGACCACCTGGAGGTGTATGTGCAGCAGAAGTGCACCAAGCCCATCACTCTGTACTCAGCGCAGTGGAAGTTCCCCCACAACATGGTCCGCATCGGCCTGGAGTGGTTCACCAACTCCACAGGAGACGGCGCCACTGCTCACCTGGAGAGTGGAGGCTTCATACGAAGTCGGCCAGGCGTGACGCACCCCGACATCCAGTACCACTTCCTGCCTTCCACTGTCAACGACCATGGCCGTGTAGTGGGTCCCTGCCACGCCTACCAGGTTCATGTGGGTCCCTTGCGACCCACCAGCAGGGGCTTTATGAAGCTGAGATCTCGGGACCCCAACGAGCATCCCAGGATTGTGCCAAACTACCTGTCCACAGAGGAGGATGTGTTGGAAATGCGCGAGAGCATCAGACTGTCTCGGGAACTGTTTGCCCAGAAGGCTTTCGACCCCTATCGAGCGGAAGAGCTGGCTCCGGGACCTAACATCACCTCGGACAAAGATCTGGATGAGTACAACAGAAACATGGCAGACAGCGCCTACCACCCGTCCTGCACGAACAAAATGGGCTCTCCCAATGACCCCATGACAGTGGTGGACCCCCAGACGCGAGTGATCGGCCTGGAGGGACTGCGCGTGGTGGATTCTTCCATCATGCCCAGCGTGGTCAGTGGCAATCTGAACGGACCCACCATCATGGTGGCGGAAAAGGCGGCAGACATTATGCTGGGCAAAAAACCACTGCCTAAGTCTAAAGCCCCAGTCTGGAGCCCGCCTTCGCTGGACTCGACCAAAGTGAATCAAAAAGGCAGCATTCCTTCGTAG